The Microcoleus sp. AS-A8 genome contains a region encoding:
- a CDS encoding transposase, translating into MTLIMNYFYRIYPDANQEETMLHWLEISRKVYNYALREIKDWVNSRKCSLDYCSLEREYIIPADKPFPTYYAQQNALPKAKKEFPLLEQAPSQVLQTSIRRLHDAWNYFQQRKFGFPRFKKFGQIKSMLFPQFKTNPITGWQISLPKVGKMPINLHRPIPEGFVVKQARVLRKADRWEVVVTIESDVSIPDAQPHGDALGIDLGLSKYLTTSDKEFIARPRFLTSLYRKLELLQRKYARTKKGSKNREKARIKVARFHNHITSVRKDWQFKLANHLCTNEGIGMVFVEDLNLKAMSRGMLRKHTLDAAFGQFLNLLEWVAKKHQIYFLRVNPDGTSQTCPKCNTHTGKKELSERVHRCGECGYETDRDHAASEVIRLRGLELISTQGLCGIENAYAVGLPGIDESQSRSEAKSRKGRTRKAKS; encoded by the coding sequence ATGACTCTGATCATGAACTACTTCTACCGAATTTATCCAGACGCCAACCAAGAAGAAACAATGCTGCATTGGTTGGAAATTTCTCGCAAGGTTTATAACTATGCTTTGCGAGAAATCAAAGATTGGGTCAATTCACGTAAATGTAGTTTGGATTATTGTTCGCTGGAGAGAGAATATATCATTCCAGCCGATAAACCATTTCCTACCTATTACGCTCAACAGAACGCACTTCCCAAAGCGAAAAAAGAGTTCCCATTGTTGGAACAAGCCCCTTCTCAAGTTCTGCAAACAAGCATTCGTAGATTGCATGACGCCTGGAATTATTTTCAACAGAGAAAGTTTGGCTTTCCTCGCTTCAAGAAGTTTGGACAAATTAAGTCCATGCTGTTTCCTCAATTCAAAACCAACCCAATTACGGGATGGCAAATCAGCCTGCCCAAAGTGGGGAAGATGCCCATCAACTTGCATCGACCTATTCCAGAGGGGTTTGTAGTCAAGCAAGCACGGGTATTGAGGAAAGCCGATAGGTGGGAAGTCGTAGTGACAATTGAGTCTGATGTATCGATACCCGATGCTCAACCTCATGGAGATGCACTGGGTATTGATTTGGGACTGTCCAAGTATTTGACAACCTCGGATAAAGAGTTTATTGCTAGACCCCGATTCCTGACATCCTTGTACCGCAAGCTGGAATTGCTGCAACGCAAGTATGCCAGAACGAAAAAGGGTTCTAAGAACCGTGAGAAAGCTCGAATCAAGGTTGCCAGATTCCACAACCACATCACCAGCGTTCGGAAGGATTGGCAATTTAAACTGGCTAACCATCTGTGTACCAATGAAGGTATTGGGATGGTGTTTGTTGAGGACTTGAATTTGAAGGCAATGTCCAGGGGTATGTTGAGAAAACACACCTTGGATGCCGCTTTTGGTCAGTTTCTCAATCTACTGGAGTGGGTGGCTAAGAAGCATCAAATCTACTTCCTCCGGGTCAATCCAGATGGAACGTCTCAAACTTGTCCCAAGTGCAACACGCATACGGGCAAGAAAGAACTTTCCGAACGCGTTCATAGATGCGGTGAATGTGGGTACGAAACAGATAGAGATCATGCAGCATCAGAAGTTATTAGGTTGCGTGGTTTAGAACTCATTAGTACGCAGGGACTCTGCGGAATAGAAAACGCCTATGCAGTCGGTCTGCCGGGGATTGATGAAAGTCAGTCTAGGTCAGAGGCGAAATCCCGCAAGGGAAGAACTAGGAAAGCCAAATCGTGA
- a CDS encoding CHAT domain-containing protein, whose product MKSVVSRISLLLAALQLMGTLGAEPVQPRTLKPKSDPTSSHSLTQGQILQVQADIPVVPAHLFALDRDNLSVAVPLIERTWEKDFEEYFGANFSNDSMTVQKIADTLSQIATQTGKKPALIYMVPRPQQLELIMITPDGKPIHKRVLAANSAELQKQAQEMTRYLINPVFRNTTKYRAPAQQLYQWMIAPLEVDLQAQKIDTLLFCVGGGLRTLPLAALHDGKQFLVEKYSFSRIPAFKLTSKVYTDLRKSPVLAMGASEFKDQNPLPAVPIELSTITASLGQGKSFLNQEFTLTNLQSQHASQPYEIIHLATHAAFQPGEPSNSYIQFWDKKLTLDQMGQFPWNKTPLELLVLSACETAIGDKQAELGFAGLAVQARAKSVIASLWEVSDAGTLGLMTQFYQELKTAPIKAEALRQAQIVMLKGQVRWEGGQLHTPTQTVPLPSELAMIGNEDFSSPYYWAAFTIVGSPW is encoded by the coding sequence ATGAAATCCGTCGTGAGTCGAATTAGCTTATTGCTGGCAGCATTACAGCTTATGGGAACGCTGGGTGCAGAACCTGTGCAGCCACGAACCCTGAAGCCAAAGTCTGACCCTACTAGCAGCCATTCCCTTACTCAAGGGCAAATCCTTCAAGTCCAAGCGGATATTCCTGTTGTTCCTGCACACTTATTCGCTCTTGACCGAGATAATCTTTCTGTTGCCGTGCCGCTGATCGAGCGAACCTGGGAAAAGGACTTTGAGGAATACTTTGGGGCTAATTTCTCAAATGACTCAATGACAGTCCAGAAAATTGCCGATACTCTGTCGCAAATCGCGACTCAAACAGGGAAAAAGCCGGCTCTAATTTACATGGTTCCTCGACCGCAACAACTGGAACTGATAATGATCACGCCCGATGGTAAACCGATTCATAAGCGTGTCTTAGCGGCGAATAGCGCTGAGTTGCAAAAGCAAGCCCAAGAGATGACGCGATATCTGATCAACCCCGTGTTCAGAAACACTACCAAATATCGAGCACCAGCCCAGCAACTTTATCAGTGGATGATTGCCCCACTAGAGGTAGACCTTCAAGCTCAAAAAATCGACACGCTGTTGTTTTGCGTCGGTGGCGGTTTGCGGACTTTACCTCTAGCTGCGTTACATGATGGGAAACAGTTTCTGGTAGAAAAGTATAGCTTTTCCCGCATTCCGGCTTTCAAACTAACCAGTAAAGTTTACACCGATTTGAGAAAGTCGCCCGTACTAGCGATGGGTGCGTCGGAATTTAAAGACCAAAATCCCTTGCCGGCTGTACCCATAGAATTATCGACAATTACGGCAAGCCTAGGGCAAGGGAAATCCTTCCTCAATCAAGAGTTCACCCTAACCAATCTCCAATCACAACACGCCTCACAGCCCTATGAAATTATTCACTTAGCCACTCATGCCGCCTTCCAACCCGGAGAACCGAGCAACTCTTACATTCAGTTTTGGGACAAGAAGCTAACGTTGGATCAGATGGGGCAGTTCCCTTGGAACAAGACACCCCTAGAATTATTAGTGTTGAGTGCTTGCGAGACGGCGATCGGAGATAAGCAAGCGGAGTTAGGCTTTGCCGGGTTAGCCGTGCAGGCCAGAGCGAAGTCAGTGATTGCTAGTCTGTGGGAGGTCAGCGATGCCGGAACATTAGGGCTGATGACACAATTTTATCAGGAACTGAAAACGGCACCCATTAAAGCTGAGGCTCTCCGCCAAGCTCAGATCGTGATGCTCAAAGGACAGGTGCGATGGGAAGGGGGTCAGTTGCACACCCCCACACAGACGGTTCCTTTACCCTCAGAACTAGCCATGATAGGGAATGAGGATTTTTCCTCACCCTACTATTGGGCCGCTTTTACCATAGTCGGTAGTCCTTGGTAG
- the hpsP gene encoding hormogonium polysaccharide biosynthesis glycosyltransferase HpsP: protein MRILQIIPSISLVYGGPSQMVKGLSSALASQGMDVTVLTTDSNGDVGQPPLDVPLDQPVEQDGYQVRYFRCSPFRRYKFSLDLLRWLWYESRGFDLAHIHALFSPVSTAAAAIARHKNLPYILRPLGTLDPADLQKKRQLKQIYAALWERSNLAGAAGIHFTSDQEAKISERFGIQTRDLVIPLGVTPLVMPPPGEARRQLGISDNQPLLLFMSRIDPKKGLNLLIPAVEKLLAEGVNFHCVLAGANPQDPDYESQIAERIKTSPLSSCTTITGFVTGQLKAALLQDADLFVLPSYYENFGIAVAEAMVAATPVVISDQVHIWEEVERTQAGWVCACDVDALTECLRKSLQDAGERQRRGMKGQEYALKNYSWDAIAQQTIQVYRKILANQQ from the coding sequence CTGCGGATTCTACAAATTATTCCTTCGATTTCCCTGGTTTATGGAGGCCCAAGTCAGATGGTAAAAGGGCTTTCATCAGCATTAGCCTCTCAGGGGATGGACGTTACAGTACTCACAACTGACTCGAATGGAGATGTGGGACAACCACCCCTGGATGTTCCCTTGGATCAACCCGTCGAGCAAGATGGCTATCAAGTGCGATACTTTCGGTGTTCTCCATTCCGCCGCTACAAGTTTTCCCTTGACCTTTTGCGATGGTTATGGTATGAATCCAGAGGATTTGATCTGGCTCATATCCATGCTTTGTTCTCGCCTGTGAGTACGGCAGCGGCTGCGATCGCACGACACAAAAACCTACCCTATATTCTGCGTCCCTTAGGCACTCTTGACCCAGCAGACTTACAGAAGAAGCGGCAACTCAAGCAAATCTATGCTGCACTGTGGGAACGATCTAACTTAGCCGGTGCGGCAGGTATTCACTTCACCAGTGATCAAGAGGCCAAGATTTCGGAACGTTTTGGCATTCAGACACGAGATTTGGTGATTCCGCTAGGAGTGACGCCGTTAGTAATGCCCCCTCCAGGAGAAGCGCGGCGTCAACTGGGTATTTCAGATAACCAGCCTTTGCTGCTATTTATGTCCCGAATTGACCCCAAAAAAGGTCTAAATTTGCTCATACCAGCAGTGGAAAAACTGTTAGCAGAGGGAGTTAATTTTCACTGTGTTTTAGCAGGAGCAAATCCTCAAGACCCCGATTATGAAAGTCAGATTGCCGAACGAATTAAGACTTCTCCTCTGTCCTCCTGTACTACGATTACGGGTTTTGTGACGGGGCAATTGAAGGCGGCTTTATTGCAAGATGCGGATTTATTTGTCCTACCTTCTTACTACGAAAACTTTGGCATTGCAGTGGCAGAAGCGATGGTTGCTGCGACGCCTGTGGTGATTTCTGACCAAGTTCATATTTGGGAAGAGGTTGAAAGGACTCAGGCAGGCTGGGTTTGTGCGTGTGATGTTGATGCTTTAACGGAGTGCTTACGCAAGTCACTTCAGGATGCTGGGGAACGCCAGCGCCGAGGAATGAAGGGTCAAGAATATGCTTTGAAGAATTATAGTTGGGATGCGATCGCACAGCAGACGATTCAGGTTTATCGGAAAATTCTAGCCAATCAACAATGA
- a CDS encoding excisionase family DNA-binding protein: MASNDFQPEPIVATEQEQTQLAKLDEILNTPIEGEMASLPRLSTSTGEQVELPESVFHLLRQMVHQLLLSKSVTITTFHQPLTIWEAATLLNVQSKNVEQLLDTGTIPFSQAGMLRRIRLEDLMAYKKQQTQMRRQEFAERTPNSQELKPGE; this comes from the coding sequence ATGGCATCCAATGACTTCCAACCGGAACCGATTGTTGCTACAGAGCAAGAGCAGACTCAGTTGGCAAAATTAGACGAGATTTTAAATACCCCGATTGAGGGGGAAATGGCCTCATTACCACGACTGTCTACCTCAACAGGTGAGCAAGTCGAACTTCCTGAATCGGTATTTCATTTGCTGCGTCAAATGGTGCATCAGTTACTCTTAAGCAAGAGTGTAACCATTACAACCTTTCACCAACCCTTAACCATCTGGGAAGCGGCCACTTTGCTCAATGTCCAGTCAAAAAATGTAGAGCAACTCCTCGATACAGGAACTATCCCCTTCTCTCAAGCGGGTATGCTACGCCGGATTCGCTTGGAGGACCTAATGGCCTACAAAAAGCAGCAGACACAGATGCGGCGGCAAGAATTCGCAGAACGGACGCCGAACAGCCAAGAGTTGAAGCCCGGTGAATAA